ttttttttgagaCCTTTGTTCGTGATTGATAATTGCGtgagattatgcaaaaagttCGACGAGagggcatcgtgctgccagtcgcgtagcaaccatacttactttgtgagctctcagggcagaaacactgcttcacgccaatcaaaacataacacgcctgctgtttcataaacatgtccttcaatGACCGACTTTTaatagacgatatgactgaccgtaaaccattgagtaaaaccagacagtatcgatagaagattttcaaatttggttgaaacacactcattatatattcataaaaatgtgagaggaatttttaaaatggtaaaactcactttcccgaagctcaaaactttcccgttttcgccagcacgccgatTCTActcagcaccacatgacaacaataacacaaactttgccgaacatactttagcttaaaaaattgtcgaaaatccggaaactaccgaagggtgcatggtcggcagtcttcggaaaagcgaggcgagaactacctgaggcgaggcgaacatggatgacttacgtaaccgcttcacgccttgaacaatacccgttgccagtctctttctatttgtctgtggtgtgTAATACTCTTtaaaggaatatatatatatatatatatatatatatatatatatatatatatatatatatatatatatatatatataatatatatatatatatatatataatatatatacatatgtatatacatattatatatatatatgtatatatatatatatacatatatatatatataatatatatatatatatatatatatatatatatatatatatatatatatatatatatgtattatactTTGTTGGGTTACTTACTTGCGCAGATTTCCTGCTCGATCAGAGATATGAAATAATCATCGTCACCAAACGTATCAATATCAGCATTGTGTagatttatgacgtcatcaattgTAATGATACTTGTCAAATTATGAGCAGCGAATTGGTTCAAAACATTCTGAATGAAAACAAAGGTTTGATAAATAATGCAGTTCCAAGTCACGTATAACAATATACTAGAAATGCCAGATGGTAACTGATAATGAGCGGCAAATTTGGTATTCCCCATGGGCTTTGGTGAAGAGGGTTGTGGTGGTAGATTGCGTGTAATTTATATTGGCAAGGTGTTCTTGGAGTTCTGTTGCATCTTCATTATAGAGGTCATCGATGGAAACATTTGTCTGTATCTTAATTTTTGACTCGCTACGATGGTTTTAGATATCTGTCTTTGGGGACAGGAAGATGAGGAAGATACGTGGGCTTGTCGGTTGTTTGCTGTAGACTTTGCCGTTGTTTTAAATGACTATAGTGATGGTAAGTGTTTGGTACTTGACAAAGTACGATGGTTTCTGTGCAGGAAGTAAGGAATTTTGTGAGGTCATGAGTTGTGTACGGCCAAGGGAATAGTCGTCAAGGGTGTGTCTCTAATTTCCCCTTAACGGTCTTTACGTATACAATAAATTTTACAGATTCAACTTTGGTTCCCATGGCTGTATAGCTTGAAGTTGGATGACGTTTTCACCGTTGAACTTGAAGTAATTTCTCGATAGAATGAATTCTAGCATTTCTACATTGAGATCTGCATGGGCAACTTAATTTAAGGTCTTCTTGTCATATTTAATTCCATAGTGATGTAACTGCATAAAGGACAAGtcagttttgttttccatttggTTACTAGGAAGGGTCAAAACACCTGGCGTTTCTATCCAcacttaaaatattttgaacttgAATATGATAATAAACGATGTACCTGTCTTGATGACACACCCTTATCTTTAAAATAATAGTATATTCACATAACTTTGTTGATGCTTTCTTGATTTCTAAAGGCTTCCCTATGTCTCACAGCTACAAACAGCGTTTTCCATTTGCCTTGTCATTAAAATTTAACCAAATCACTCATATGTTGAACTCTAAATGCAGAAGCAGTCACATCTTATGTCTGGTCTAACATTCAAATCTGACTGATGGGTAGCTATCTAActatctagctatctatctagctaACCATCTGCACTAATTGTCGTAGTAATGAAACGTTAAATCTTGCCTTGTTCATATCTAAGAAACCTTCAAGTATAATAAGGTTATTTTAAGCAGCCGTTTCGTGTACAAAGTTATTTTTATAGTTACAGCTTGAGaggttgaaataaaattgacagactgcagtgaaaattttgtgaaagtgCCCGGAAGTCACACAAATAAATAACTTTCGAAACTTACCTCACGAGGTTCTCCTGGGGCACTGGCCATGAAAATGCAACCTGTTTTCTCTTGTGACATAATCGACGGAATGTGTAATGCTATGCACTCCAAAATTCTGTACTGCATCTGCAAAAGCTCACGGCACTTGGGATCAATGATACCCGATTGACTACCGACACGACAGCTACAACCGTAGAATGATAGAGAAATGGGAGCAAGTATAAAGCAAATAACTTAGTTAGAATTGTATTACTCAATACGTAGACGGAACATATGCTCTTCTTTAAAAGTCGATCGGAGCCATCATATGCAATGTTTAAacttaaacacgattggaactaatttggaaaaattggatcttcaaatttttcaaatttctcaaaagtgttaagtgccatattgctgaatgttgcaatattacaaattattcataaaaaacaagtgttggggaaacttaaaaagaaaagcatatagcttacatttgcaggttaaccatccaattatcccaaattagttccaatcgtgttacttgGGTTACCGACTGTCGGGTGTAATTTTTCGGTTCTGAatacaactttaaaaaatttgcacagcaaacgatttgaaatttttttcaagttcaattGCTTTGCACAAATGAGTAAATACctacaaattgtaaattttagtgctttctttaacatttaatttctgtatatcaactgtGAAATTGCTTTTTCGTCTTGACGTATAACGACAAGAATAAAATCCCATACTTTGCCCAGGAAGTTGACAAATTCAGTTTGTGCATATGTTAATGATTGTAATGTAGCAGACGACAAAGGAAATAGAAAAGTCACACGAAAACCATCGTACAAAGGTTTCACATCTATCCCTTAGTGACATTTAGAATGGTAAGAATAACGCAACCTTGCATTGATAAAGGTGATATACTCACAATTCGCCCGTCTTGTTCCTCCAATGAAAACCTAATATGGGTTTCCCATCGCACATTCTCGGTAAGACGTCGACAACAGCTTTCTGCAAAAACGACGTTCTCACCAAACGTCGGTCGATAGCGCATGATATCATTGCTTCGTTTGGTAGGTGGACTCTTTCGAAACCTATAGGTAATACCATTACTACGCAACTCTCGTCAGCAGTTTCCTCCATCGCACGCCATGATTCCGGTATCGATTTCGGGAAAGTGACCAACTCAATATCA
This genomic window from Ptychodera flava strain L36383 chromosome 10, AS_Pfla_20210202, whole genome shotgun sequence contains:
- the LOC139142928 gene encoding uncharacterized protein yields the protein MCDGKPILGFHWRNKTGEFCRVGSQSGIIDPKCRELLQMQYRILECIALHIPSIMSQEKTGCIFMASAPGEPRENVLNQFAAHNLTSIITIDDVINLHNADIDTFGDDDYFISLIEQEICARSKVFIGIGKSNWSTFVFRERRAFQRGKNFDVVEDFPDIRDIAKKFC